One window of Candidatus Nitrospira kreftii genomic DNA carries:
- a CDS encoding Glutamyl-tRNA(Gln) amidotransferase subunit A, which translates to MSLHKLTLIELQRKFKAGEVTAAEIVRAYSLRISQVEPKVRAFVTHMQESTLLQAESLDRNLKSWRKTMPLSGMPLAIKDNICTDGVLTTCSSRMLQNFVPPYDATVIAKLRAQDYILLGKTNLDEFAMGSSTENSAFGPSRNPWNLQCVPGGSSGGSAAAVAAEECAAALGSDTGGSIRQPAAFCGVVGLKPTYGRVSRYGLVAFASSLDQIGPITRNVSDAAFLLGAIAGHDPLDSTSIDRPVPDYLKSLQKRDLKTLRVGVPVEFFTEGLDSEVEQAVRAAIEELRHLGAEVKEVRLPRTDAAVAVYYVIATAEASSNLARFDGVKFGFRAKETKDLLELYIKTRQEGFGPEVKRRIMLGTYVLSAGYYDAYYGKAQAVRTLVCQDFDAAFKEVDLIVTPTTPTAAFKLGEKSEDPLQMYLSDVFTISVNLAGLPAISLPCGFSKAGMPIGLQLIGRAFEEETMLRAAHAYEQSAQWHQKKPPIR; encoded by the coding sequence ATGTCCCTTCATAAACTAACCCTCATCGAGCTTCAAAGAAAGTTTAAGGCAGGAGAAGTGACGGCGGCGGAGATCGTGCGGGCGTATTCTCTTCGCATCAGCCAGGTAGAGCCGAAGGTACGAGCCTTTGTCACTCACATGCAAGAATCTACCTTGCTGCAGGCGGAGTCGTTGGATCGAAATCTCAAGAGTTGGAGAAAGACCATGCCGCTTAGCGGTATGCCGCTTGCCATCAAAGATAACATCTGTACGGACGGCGTGCTCACGACTTGCAGCTCTCGCATGTTGCAGAATTTTGTGCCGCCCTACGATGCGACGGTTATCGCCAAGTTGCGGGCGCAGGACTACATTCTGTTGGGTAAAACGAACTTGGACGAGTTTGCAATGGGATCTTCGACGGAAAATTCCGCATTTGGTCCCAGCCGGAATCCTTGGAATCTGCAGTGTGTACCGGGCGGATCAAGTGGAGGATCAGCAGCGGCGGTCGCGGCAGAAGAGTGCGCGGCCGCACTTGGCTCAGATACAGGAGGCTCTATCAGGCAGCCTGCGGCTTTCTGTGGAGTTGTAGGATTGAAACCAACTTACGGTCGGGTGTCGCGATATGGTCTGGTGGCGTTTGCTTCCTCGCTGGATCAAATCGGACCGATTACAAGGAACGTGTCCGATGCGGCGTTTCTGCTCGGGGCCATTGCAGGACATGATCCCTTGGACTCTACGTCGATTGATCGGCCCGTGCCGGACTACCTGAAATCGCTGCAGAAACGGGATCTCAAAACTCTCCGAGTCGGTGTGCCGGTGGAGTTTTTCACGGAAGGGCTTGACTCAGAGGTGGAACAGGCGGTCCGGGCCGCGATCGAGGAGTTGAGGCATCTTGGAGCCGAAGTGAAGGAGGTCCGGTTACCGAGGACTGATGCTGCTGTCGCGGTCTACTATGTGATTGCAACGGCGGAAGCCAGCTCGAATCTTGCCCGTTTCGACGGGGTGAAATTCGGTTTTCGCGCGAAGGAAACGAAAGATCTCCTCGAGCTGTATATAAAGACGAGACAAGAGGGGTTTGGACCGGAGGTCAAACGTCGGATCATGCTGGGAACGTATGTGCTCAGCGCTGGCTACTACGATGCGTACTATGGGAAGGCCCAAGCGGTACGAACGTTAGTCTGTCAAGATTTTGATGCCGCTTTCAAGGAGGTCGACTTGATCGTCACCCCGACCACTCCGACGGCGGCGTTCAAACTGGGAGAAAAGAGCGAAGATCCGCTACAGATGTATCTGTCCGATGTTTTTACGATTTCCGTCAATTTGGCAGGACTACCGGCAATTTCGCTGCCCTGCGGGTTTAGTAAAGCAGGGATGCCGATCGGGCTACAGCTGATCGGGCGCGCGTTCGAGGAAGAGACTATGTTGCGGGCCGCACATGCCTATGAGCAGTCCGCACAATGGCATCAGAAAAAGCCGCCAATACGGTAG
- a CDS encoding hypothetical protein (conserved protein of unknown function): MTIVEIAVLLVAVAFAVLVGCLVPVLMQVQKTVAESEQLLSKMNAEVPGLVAELRAISQTVNDVTSQAKDSIGHAAVLLHAVGEVGESVQQVHNVVRGSSGTLISNVASMVAGVKAATHVVRERMKHQGGTHNGG, encoded by the coding sequence ATGACAATCGTTGAAATCGCGGTACTGCTGGTGGCTGTGGCATTCGCCGTGCTGGTCGGATGTTTGGTGCCGGTCCTGATGCAAGTTCAAAAAACCGTTGCTGAGTCTGAGCAGTTGCTCTCGAAGATGAATGCCGAAGTGCCAGGACTCGTGGCGGAACTTCGGGCGATCAGCCAGACTGTAAATGATGTGACAAGTCAAGCGAAGGATAGTATCGGACATGCAGCGGTCTTACTGCACGCAGTGGGTGAAGTCGGTGAGTCTGTGCAACAGGTCCATAATGTCGTGCGTGGGTCGAGCGGGACGCTCATAAGCAATGTCGCGAGCATGGTGGCAGGAGTCAAAGCGGCAACTCACGTGGTGCGGGAACGCATGAAACATCAAGGAGGGACACACAATGGCGGATGA
- a CDS encoding hypothetical protein (conserved protein of unknown function) has product MADDRGTSAAVLLAFLSGAAMGAVAALLLAPQSGDESRDQLRRYARRAENDLRDLAGRAGEAFEDVVDQGKDFVDTKRSVLREAFDAGREAMRRERGRVQDEGVERG; this is encoded by the coding sequence ATGGCGGATGATCGAGGAACATCGGCAGCTGTCTTATTGGCGTTTTTGAGTGGGGCGGCGATGGGCGCAGTCGCAGCGTTGTTGCTGGCGCCGCAATCTGGCGATGAATCGCGTGACCAGCTTCGGCGGTATGCCCGTCGTGCGGAGAATGATCTTCGTGACCTTGCCGGTCGTGCCGGTGAGGCGTTTGAAGACGTGGTCGATCAGGGAAAAGACTTCGTCGACACGAAGCGATCGGTGCTGCGGGAAGCATTCGATGCTGGGCGTGAAGCGATGCGGCGCGAACGGGGTCGTGTTCAAGACGAAGGAGTGGAGCGAGGGTGA
- a CDS encoding Aspartyl/glutamyl-tRNA(Asn/Gln) amidotransferase subunit B → MTYETVIGVEVHAQLRTKSKMFCGCGTTFGSSPNSQTCPVCLGLPGSLPVINRMAVEMAVRAGLALNCAITANNQFARKNYFYPDLPKGYQISQYESPICQHGWIEIVGAEGARRIRIRRAHLEEDAGKNVHATGGAGSRVDLNRAGTPLLEIVTEPDMRSADEVVTYLRGLRDILMYLEVCDGNMEEGSFRCEPNLSLRPVGQKEFGTKVELKNINSFRYVKDAIDYEIKRQTRVLNEGGTIHQETRLWNIERGETAVMRSKEEAHDYRYFPDPDLVPLKLNEDWIDGFRISLPELPAMRTKRFVSDYGLPEYDAMILTASKGTADYFESCVQQFNHPKTISNWVMGELTRELNNSGTEIAASPVSPERLISLLQMVDKGTISLKVARDLFPELYSSGKTPEQLVQEKGLTQVSDEGALGKVIDDVLAKSPIQVAQFKDGKQQVLGFLVGQVMKASGGKANPGKVNELLKKKLSA, encoded by the coding sequence GTGACGTACGAGACGGTCATCGGGGTGGAGGTCCATGCCCAGCTGCGGACTAAGTCCAAAATGTTCTGCGGGTGCGGTACGACGTTCGGTTCGTCGCCCAACAGCCAGACGTGCCCGGTTTGTCTTGGTTTACCGGGAAGCCTGCCTGTCATCAACCGAATGGCGGTGGAAATGGCGGTGCGAGCAGGGTTGGCGTTGAACTGTGCGATCACAGCGAACAACCAGTTCGCCAGAAAGAACTACTTCTATCCGGATTTGCCGAAGGGATACCAAATCTCACAGTACGAGTCTCCCATCTGCCAACATGGTTGGATTGAGATTGTCGGTGCCGAGGGGGCCAGGCGAATTCGCATCCGTCGAGCCCATCTGGAAGAGGATGCAGGGAAAAACGTCCATGCGACCGGCGGGGCCGGGAGTAGAGTGGATTTGAATCGCGCCGGCACCCCGCTGTTGGAGATTGTCACAGAACCCGACATGCGGTCAGCCGACGAGGTGGTGACCTACCTCAGAGGGCTGCGTGACATCTTGATGTATCTTGAGGTTTGCGACGGCAATATGGAGGAGGGAAGTTTCCGGTGTGAACCCAATTTGTCGCTCCGTCCGGTTGGGCAGAAGGAATTTGGGACGAAAGTCGAGCTGAAGAACATTAACTCCTTCAGGTATGTGAAAGATGCCATTGATTATGAAATCAAGCGCCAGACCCGGGTGTTGAATGAGGGAGGAACAATTCATCAGGAGACAAGACTTTGGAATATTGAGCGAGGTGAAACGGCGGTCATGCGTTCCAAAGAAGAAGCCCATGACTACCGGTACTTTCCGGACCCAGACTTGGTGCCGTTGAAATTGAACGAAGACTGGATTGATGGATTCCGTATCAGCCTGCCGGAATTGCCGGCCATGCGGACAAAGCGATTTGTTTCGGACTATGGATTGCCGGAGTACGACGCCATGATCCTGACAGCTTCGAAGGGCACGGCGGACTATTTCGAATCGTGCGTACAGCAGTTTAACCATCCAAAGACCATAAGCAACTGGGTGATGGGAGAATTGACGAGAGAGCTGAACAACTCCGGGACCGAGATCGCGGCTTCGCCTGTCAGTCCTGAGCGCCTCATCAGTCTCTTGCAGATGGTGGATAAGGGGACCATCAGTTTAAAAGTAGCCCGTGACCTCTTCCCCGAACTCTACAGCTCTGGGAAGACACCAGAACAGCTTGTTCAGGAGAAAGGCCTAACTCAGGTTTCCGACGAAGGGGCTCTGGGAAAGGTGATCGACGACGTGCTGGCGAAGAGTCCCATACAGGTCGCGCAGTTCAAAGACGGCAAACAACAGGTTCTGGGTTTCCTCGTTGGGCAGGTTATGAAGGCGAGCGGAGGGAAGGCAAATCCGGGAAAGGTGAATGAATTGTTGAAGAAGAAGTTGAGCGCCTAA
- a CDS encoding enolase, whose amino-acid sequence MSAIREITGRQIIDSRGNPTIEADVTLESGATGRAAVPSGASTGEKEAIELRDGDKKRWMGKGVSKAVSNISKIIAPELLGQEAFDQAGIDQAMIALDGTKTKGKLGANAILGVSLAVAKASANETGQPLYRYLGGTNARVLPVPLMNIINGGAHADNRLDLQEFMIMPVGASRFSDALRMATEVFHSLKALLKKKGLNTAVGDEGGFAPDLQSNEEALSLISQAIEEAGYKTGRDIALALDCAASELYEKGRYVLEAEKNSDRSSEDMIAYYGTLLDRYPILSIEDGLSELDWKGWKMLTEKLGSRVQLVGDDIFVTNVEIFSKGIKQGIGNSILIKLNQIGTLTETLDAIELAKRSGYTAIISHRSGETEDTTIADIAVATNSGLIKTGSLSRTDRVAKYNQLLRIEEELGTTAVYRGRAAVSFQA is encoded by the coding sequence ATGAGTGCGATCAGAGAAATCACAGGCAGGCAAATTATCGATTCTCGTGGCAATCCGACGATTGAGGCGGACGTGACGCTTGAAAGCGGCGCAACGGGTCGGGCAGCAGTACCATCCGGCGCTTCGACAGGGGAAAAAGAAGCCATCGAACTCCGCGATGGCGACAAGAAACGATGGATGGGAAAGGGCGTATCTAAAGCCGTATCCAACATCAGCAAGATCATCGCGCCAGAACTACTAGGGCAAGAGGCGTTTGATCAAGCCGGCATCGATCAAGCCATGATTGCATTAGATGGAACGAAGACGAAGGGGAAGCTGGGGGCGAATGCGATCCTGGGGGTATCGTTAGCTGTGGCCAAGGCCTCCGCGAACGAAACAGGGCAGCCGCTCTATCGCTATTTAGGTGGGACCAATGCGCGAGTCCTTCCAGTACCGCTGATGAACATCATCAACGGCGGCGCTCACGCCGACAATCGGCTGGATCTCCAGGAGTTCATGATCATGCCGGTGGGGGCCAGTCGATTTAGCGACGCCCTTCGAATGGCTACCGAGGTCTTTCACTCGCTAAAGGCGCTCTTGAAGAAGAAGGGACTCAACACGGCTGTGGGCGATGAGGGGGGGTTCGCGCCCGATCTCCAATCGAATGAAGAGGCACTGAGTTTAATCTCGCAGGCAATCGAAGAGGCCGGCTATAAAACAGGTCGCGATATCGCGCTCGCATTGGATTGTGCCGCGAGCGAGCTGTATGAGAAGGGACGCTATGTTCTTGAAGCGGAAAAGAATTCAGATCGTTCATCGGAAGACATGATTGCATACTACGGCACACTGTTGGATCGGTATCCAATCCTTTCAATCGAAGATGGGCTGAGTGAGCTGGATTGGAAGGGATGGAAAATGCTCACCGAAAAGTTGGGCAGTCGGGTGCAGCTGGTCGGCGATGACATCTTTGTGACCAATGTCGAGATCTTCTCCAAAGGCATCAAGCAAGGAATCGGAAACTCGATTTTGATCAAGCTGAATCAGATCGGAACATTGACTGAAACCTTAGATGCCATTGAGCTGGCCAAACGGTCCGGGTACACGGCGATCATTTCACACCGGTCGGGTGAAACGGAAGATACGACGATTGCGGACATCGCGGTCGCGACGAACAGCGGGTTGATCAAGACAGGATCGTTATCTCGGACGGATCGTGTGGCCAAGTATAACCAGTTGCTTCGAATCGAGGAAGAACTGGGAACGACCGCGGTGTATCGTGGACGAGCGGCGGTGTCGTTCCAGGCATAG
- a CDS encoding hypothetical protein (conserved protein of unknown function), which yields MVIKRNRGRQWLEWQRRALTIAQVVGAAGCVWLFVALFSGDMSLIRYLSMREQATSLEQELLTLRRENVELQHDINRLQHDPAKIEQLAREQLGYVRKGETVYQLVPGSEKKREPLSKP from the coding sequence ATGGTCATCAAACGGAATCGTGGCCGTCAATGGCTGGAATGGCAGCGTCGAGCGCTCACCATTGCCCAAGTGGTCGGTGCCGCTGGTTGCGTCTGGCTGTTTGTCGCATTGTTTTCGGGAGACATGAGCCTCATACGGTACCTGTCCATGCGCGAGCAGGCCACGAGCTTGGAGCAAGAACTGTTGACCTTGCGTAGGGAAAATGTCGAGCTACAACACGATATCAACCGGTTGCAGCACGATCCGGCCAAGATCGAGCAGCTGGCCAGGGAACAGTTGGGCTATGTGAGAAAGGGAGAGACAGTGTATCAGCTGGTACCTGGGTCGGAGAAGAAACGGGAGCCTTTGTCGAAACCATGA
- a CDS encoding membrane-associated, 16S rRNA-binding GTPase, whose product MKFGTVAIIGRSNVGKSTLLNHLLGEKIAIVSSKPQTTRTRIMGVVHVEGAQIAFLDTPGLHKPEHLLNRRMVRTAVETLEDADLLYMLMEATSMPGPGDMTAIKYMKEALAKRTRPVILVMTKIDLVNRHKLLPLLERYGKLFAWTEIVPVSAMRDDNIDRLLAVTVPYLPSGDGAYGDDVVTDQSMRTLAAEMIREKVLQETEEEVPHAVAVEIDAFIEEGKLAKIHATILVERETQKGILIGKQGERLKAIGTQARVDMERLFGMKVFLELWVKVRKSWRENEQTLVQLGY is encoded by the coding sequence ATGAAGTTCGGAACAGTTGCCATCATCGGACGATCGAATGTGGGGAAGTCGACCCTGCTCAATCATCTATTGGGTGAGAAAATTGCGATCGTGTCGAGTAAGCCTCAGACGACGAGGACAAGAATCATGGGCGTCGTGCATGTGGAAGGGGCGCAAATCGCGTTTCTCGACACGCCAGGCTTGCATAAGCCTGAACATTTGTTGAATCGTCGAATGGTACGAACTGCCGTAGAGACGTTAGAGGACGCTGATCTCCTCTACATGCTTATGGAAGCCACGAGCATGCCGGGGCCCGGAGATATGACTGCCATCAAATATATGAAAGAAGCTCTGGCAAAACGGACCAGACCGGTGATCCTTGTCATGACAAAAATTGATCTGGTGAATAGACATAAGTTGCTCCCGCTTCTTGAGCGTTACGGCAAACTCTTCGCGTGGACAGAGATTGTCCCGGTTTCTGCGATGAGGGATGACAATATTGATCGGTTATTGGCTGTCACCGTGCCTTATCTCCCTTCGGGAGACGGTGCGTACGGCGATGATGTCGTGACCGATCAGAGCATGAGGACGCTGGCAGCGGAAATGATTCGGGAGAAGGTGTTGCAAGAAACTGAGGAAGAGGTTCCACACGCCGTAGCCGTCGAGATCGATGCGTTCATTGAGGAGGGGAAGCTGGCCAAGATACACGCTACGATCCTGGTGGAACGCGAAACGCAGAAGGGAATCTTGATCGGAAAGCAGGGAGAACGATTGAAAGCGATCGGGACTCAGGCGCGAGTAGACATGGAACGATTATTCGGCATGAAAGTGTTTCTTGAGCTCTGGGTGAAAGTCAGGAAGTCCTGGCGCGAGAATGAACAGACGTTGGTGCAGTTGGGGTACTAA
- a CDS encoding Magnesium transporter MgtE has translation MQPTERPIEPRTPDQRSRVSERDGLREMLRDQADRGQTKSDIVIQSVQKLLRRGAITHLSRMLGRMHPADIAKAITHLSSPKEKREIFELVRGEGKRGQVLSELDGESIQQVVADLLHSDIAWLLKDLGPDDVAYILGFLSEDRSKEILALMKAEDSTEVADILKYPKDTAGAIMTTEFFSLAEDATAQEAIRRLQQATDAEMVFYIYVTDKDDHLVGVLSLRQLLTVPPTTPLKNIMTREVMSVAIDMDQEEVARQVASYNLLAIPVVERDSKLVGIITVDDVVDVIREEATEDMLKMAGAIEEDSTSKSSSFGSAKLRLPWLFTNLIGSLLSGAILWYFRYTIQEVVAIVSFIPVIAAMGGNVGLQSSTLIIRGLATGTVELTHVWPVFFREAKIGLVMGVACGVTLTLVGWVLHQGFLGMVVGTSLLIAFLVSTSMATIMPILLKRLGVDPAVAAGPFVTTANDITGITIYLTLATIFLEYLR, from the coding sequence ATGCAGCCGACGGAACGACCGATAGAGCCACGTACACCGGACCAGCGTTCTCGCGTGTCTGAGCGCGATGGGTTGCGCGAGATGTTGCGTGATCAGGCAGATCGTGGTCAGACGAAATCCGACATTGTGATTCAATCCGTCCAGAAGCTGTTGCGTCGGGGAGCGATTACCCACCTTTCAAGAATGCTGGGGCGCATGCACCCGGCTGATATCGCGAAGGCCATCACCCATCTCTCGTCGCCCAAAGAAAAACGAGAAATCTTCGAGCTGGTCCGAGGCGAGGGAAAACGGGGCCAGGTCCTCAGTGAACTTGACGGCGAGAGTATTCAGCAGGTGGTTGCAGATCTGCTCCATTCCGATATCGCATGGCTTTTGAAGGATCTTGGTCCCGACGATGTGGCCTATATCCTTGGGTTTCTCTCCGAGGATCGCAGTAAGGAAATTCTCGCCTTGATGAAGGCCGAGGATTCGACCGAAGTTGCCGACATTCTGAAATATCCCAAGGATACGGCCGGTGCCATCATGACCACGGAATTCTTTTCCTTGGCGGAGGATGCGACGGCACAGGAAGCTATTCGCCGGTTGCAACAGGCGACTGATGCGGAAATGGTGTTCTATATCTATGTAACGGATAAAGACGATCATCTCGTCGGTGTTCTTTCACTGCGCCAGCTCCTCACGGTTCCTCCGACGACGCCACTCAAGAACATTATGACCCGTGAGGTCATGAGCGTGGCGATCGATATGGACCAAGAGGAGGTTGCTCGCCAAGTGGCCAGCTATAACCTGCTGGCCATTCCCGTCGTCGAGCGTGACAGCAAGCTCGTGGGCATCATCACCGTCGACGACGTCGTCGACGTTATTCGGGAAGAAGCGACCGAAGATATGTTGAAGATGGCCGGGGCGATCGAAGAGGATTCGACTTCGAAGTCGTCGAGCTTTGGGTCGGCGAAACTACGACTCCCATGGCTCTTCACGAACCTCATCGGTAGCCTCTTGTCCGGTGCAATTCTCTGGTATTTCCGCTATACCATCCAAGAGGTCGTGGCGATTGTGAGTTTTATTCCCGTGATTGCAGCGATGGGCGGCAATGTCGGATTGCAGTCTTCAACGCTGATTATTCGAGGGTTGGCCACCGGTACGGTGGAGCTCACCCATGTATGGCCGGTCTTCTTTCGCGAAGCAAAGATCGGCTTGGTCATGGGAGTGGCTTGTGGTGTGACCTTGACACTGGTTGGATGGGTTTTGCATCAAGGGTTTTTAGGCATGGTCGTTGGAACGTCTCTGCTCATTGCCTTTCTGGTGTCGACCAGTATGGCGACGATTATGCCGATTCTCTTGAAACGCCTGGGGGTTGATCCTGCCGTTGCGGCCGGCCCTTTTGTCACGACGGCCAACGATATCACCGGGATTACGATCTATCTGACGTTAGCCACGATTTTCTTGGAGTATCTCCGGTAA
- a CDS encoding DNA repair protein RecO has product MPLVKTTAIVLRSRKWGDADRIVTFYSKSLGKIRGVARGARRQKSRFGAALEPFSVCRLDLFEKNGDSLFRISHVDLIRSSRVLREDLSLMDSAARMVNVVAAITPDGDPDPPLFDTLEQGLVSLQESGDPPFTALLFQIRLLGLTGFRPQTDHCASCGKTYFVGEPQFSPIAGGLVCQICAARQRVRCVALSRGGLAFLQQAIRLTPATVTRLRATGQVRREVEEAIEGYVTVVAGKRLPAVNFLSVASPG; this is encoded by the coding sequence GTGCCTCTTGTAAAAACGACGGCGATTGTTCTGAGGAGTCGCAAGTGGGGTGATGCCGATAGAATCGTGACTTTTTACTCGAAGAGTTTGGGAAAGATACGAGGAGTAGCTCGTGGTGCCCGACGCCAGAAGAGCCGTTTCGGCGCTGCTCTTGAGCCATTCAGCGTGTGTCGGTTGGATCTGTTTGAAAAGAATGGTGACTCGCTATTCCGAATCTCACATGTTGACCTGATCAGGTCCTCCCGGGTGTTGCGAGAAGACCTCAGCTTAATGGATTCAGCAGCGCGAATGGTCAACGTCGTGGCAGCCATTACCCCAGATGGAGATCCGGATCCGCCGTTGTTTGATACGCTGGAGCAGGGGTTGGTATCGCTTCAGGAAAGTGGCGATCCACCCTTCACGGCACTGCTCTTTCAAATCCGATTGCTGGGATTAACAGGCTTCCGCCCTCAGACCGATCATTGTGCTTCCTGTGGGAAGACATATTTCGTCGGAGAGCCTCAATTTTCACCGATTGCCGGAGGGCTTGTGTGTCAGATTTGTGCGGCACGCCAACGTGTGCGGTGTGTTGCGCTTTCTCGAGGAGGCCTGGCATTTCTTCAGCAAGCCATTCGGCTGACTCCTGCTACCGTCACGAGGTTACGAGCTACGGGACAGGTGCGGCGCGAAGTAGAAGAGGCGATCGAGGGGTATGTGACGGTCGTAGCTGGTAAACGGTTACCAGCCGTGAACTTTCTGTCGGTCGCCTCGCCGGGATGA
- a CDS encoding hypothetical protein (conserved protein of unknown function), whose amino-acid sequence MPIAVLEPRDMEWRDKGVLGIQWSDGHQGVYPIRYLRQHCPCAACVDEWTGERRLKGEDVPLLIMLQDIQPVGRYAFQFKWSDGHDTGIYSYSLLRTLCQCDVCQPVKPVEAKSKRLM is encoded by the coding sequence ATGCCTATTGCCGTACTAGAACCTCGGGATATGGAGTGGCGTGACAAGGGAGTACTGGGAATTCAGTGGAGTGACGGTCACCAGGGAGTGTACCCGATTCGTTATTTACGACAGCACTGTCCCTGTGCCGCGTGTGTTGATGAGTGGACAGGCGAGCGCCGCCTCAAAGGTGAAGACGTACCACTTCTGATCATGCTTCAGGATATTCAGCCGGTCGGTCGTTATGCGTTTCAATTCAAATGGAGCGATGGGCATGATACGGGGATTTATTCATATTCATTACTGAGAACCCTGTGCCAATGCGATGTTTGTCAACCGGTCAAGCCGGTCGAAGCAAAATCAAAACGGCTTATGTGA
- a CDS encoding hypothetical protein (conserved protein of unknown function) — MRCLSTGQAGRSKIKTAYVRTRDVATMGISLMKKVLGLCGFLTFLVLVGCKGMPTLEEQERLVQADNLVLDQITTEAVVNAWGTPPLYHSMFTHFFVMPDFSVIPQSRVATGEAPKGWKAGVHAGEGIYFAYPDRGWLLVFLDERLVYKEKLNPEELAVLAKTWAYEDRFKTRLDETFHP, encoded by the coding sequence ATGCGATGTTTGTCAACCGGTCAAGCCGGTCGAAGCAAAATCAAAACGGCTTATGTGAGGACACGCGACGTGGCAACCATGGGCATCAGCTTGATGAAGAAGGTACTAGGGCTTTGCGGTTTTTTGACATTCCTAGTCCTTGTTGGCTGCAAAGGTATGCCGACATTGGAGGAGCAAGAGCGCTTGGTACAGGCTGACAATCTTGTGCTAGATCAAATCACAACGGAGGCCGTCGTGAATGCGTGGGGCACTCCTCCACTCTATCATAGTATGTTCACCCACTTTTTTGTGATGCCTGACTTCAGTGTGATTCCGCAATCACGAGTTGCGACTGGGGAGGCGCCAAAGGGGTGGAAAGCCGGTGTTCATGCTGGTGAGGGCATCTATTTCGCCTACCCCGATCGTGGCTGGTTGTTGGTATTTCTCGATGAGCGGCTGGTCTACAAGGAGAAACTTAATCCGGAAGAGTTAGCCGTTCTTGCTAAAACCTGGGCCTACGAGGACCGGTTCAAAACGAGACTTGACGAGACGTTCCATCCCTAA